Proteins from one Polynucleobacter wuianus genomic window:
- a CDS encoding twin transmembrane helix small protein, with protein MKWIIPIVLLMIVASLGSALYYMMKDKGNSARMVHSLMLRIGLSIALFLGILLAHYFGLIEATGIKVGTN; from the coding sequence ATGAAGTGGATTATTCCAATTGTCCTACTAATGATCGTTGCTAGCTTAGGCTCAGCGCTTTATTACATGATGAAAGATAAGGGCAATAGCGCTAGAATGGTTCATTCCCTCATGCTGCGAATTGGCTTATCTATTGCGCTATTTCTAGGTATTTTGCTGGCCCACTACTTTGGCCTCATTGAAGCGACTGGAATCAAGGTTGGCACAAACTAA
- a CDS encoding cytochrome c oxidase subunit 3 → MSSNSTPHYFVPGLSRHPAMAALGLIGFAFGISGWVNHAPWGGPLTLTGVAFVLYVLYNWFGDTIAESNAGKNGVNVDISYRWSMAWFIFSEIMFFGAFFAALFYARNIAMPWMGDVESKLLWPDFQAVWPNDGPAGLVEKFTTMGPWPVPTINTLLLLSSGVTITIAHHALVENHMKRAIIGLAATVGLGAIFLGFQMYEYYHAYHALNLKLTSGIYGSTFFMLTGFHGFHVFLGGTMLAIVLRRMIRGDFTAKHHFAFEGAAWYWHFVDVVWLGLYIAVYWM, encoded by the coding sequence ATGTCATCCAATTCAACCCCACACTATTTCGTCCCTGGACTATCTAGGCATCCAGCTATGGCTGCACTTGGCCTCATTGGCTTTGCTTTTGGCATATCAGGCTGGGTTAACCATGCTCCTTGGGGTGGCCCCCTTACCCTGACGGGAGTAGCATTTGTTCTCTATGTGCTCTACAACTGGTTTGGTGACACGATTGCTGAGTCAAACGCTGGTAAGAATGGTGTCAACGTAGACATCTCTTATCGTTGGTCGATGGCATGGTTCATCTTCTCCGAGATCATGTTCTTTGGCGCATTCTTTGCGGCTCTCTTCTATGCTCGCAATATTGCAATGCCCTGGATGGGTGATGTTGAGAGCAAGTTGCTCTGGCCAGATTTTCAGGCTGTTTGGCCTAATGATGGTCCAGCTGGTTTGGTTGAGAAGTTCACTACCATGGGTCCTTGGCCAGTTCCAACCATCAATACTTTATTGTTGTTGAGTTCCGGCGTGACTATTACGATTGCTCACCACGCATTAGTAGAGAACCATATGAAGAGGGCCATTATTGGTTTGGCCGCAACTGTTGGTTTGGGCGCAATCTTCTTGGGTTTCCAGATGTATGAGTACTACCATGCATACCATGCGTTGAATCTGAAATTGACTTCAGGTATCTATGGCTCAACCTTCTTCATGTTGACAGGTTTCCACGGCTTCCACGTGTTCCTTGGTGGCACGATGTTGGCGATTGTCTTGCGTCGTATGATTCGCGGCGATTTCACAGCTAAGCATCACTTTGCCTTTGAGGGTGCTGCTTGGTACTGGCACTTTGTTGACGTTGTATGGCTTGGTTTGTACATCGCTGTTTACTGGATGTAA
- a CDS encoding DUF2970 domain-containing protein — translation MKAVMWGFLGVRKKSGLQEDVASLSFVHIIIAGVVGALIFMAILLLIVKVVVSH, via the coding sequence ATGAAAGCCGTGATGTGGGGTTTTTTAGGAGTGCGTAAGAAGTCAGGTTTGCAGGAAGATGTAGCGTCGTTAAGTTTTGTACACATTATTATTGCGGGAGTTGTTGGTGCCTTAATTTTTATGGCTATCCTGCTCTTAATAGTGAAAGTAGTTGTGTCCCATTGA
- a CDS encoding cytochrome c oxidase assembly protein encodes MVSTQSLNRQILVKLLIAAVMMFGFGYALVPMYKALCEVTGINVVTNKNDYGVRAFSPNKVGNTQVNYARTVTIEFDSNSRGPFTFKPVKNFLEVHPGEMTEIVYEVTNNQNRSVRAQAIPSYAPKSATEFFTKLECFCFQEQTLAANETKKMPVVFVIDSGLPDDVKTITLSYTFFELGLGGTPPAPKSKVVS; translated from the coding sequence ATGGTTTCTACTCAGTCACTCAACCGTCAAATCTTAGTCAAGCTCTTAATTGCAGCGGTGATGATGTTTGGCTTTGGATATGCCTTAGTGCCAATGTATAAGGCTCTGTGTGAAGTTACTGGCATTAATGTCGTAACAAATAAGAATGATTATGGCGTTAGAGCCTTTAGTCCTAATAAGGTTGGCAATACCCAGGTTAACTATGCTCGTACGGTAACGATTGAGTTTGACTCAAATAGCCGTGGCCCATTCACATTCAAACCGGTTAAGAATTTTCTAGAAGTGCACCCGGGTGAGATGACAGAGATTGTTTATGAAGTCACCAATAATCAGAATCGTTCGGTAAGGGCGCAAGCCATACCAAGTTATGCGCCTAAAAGTGCGACAGAGTTTTTTACCAAACTAGAGTGTTTTTGTTTTCAAGAGCAAACATTGGCAGCAAATGAAACCAAGAAGATGCCAGTAGTTTTTGTAATTGATTCAGGCTTACCGGATGATGTGAAAACCATCACTTTGTCGTACACCTTTTTTGAGCTGGGCTTGGGCGGTACTCCACCGGCTCCTAAATCAAAGGTTGTTTCGTGA
- a CDS encoding cytochrome oxidase small assembly protein — MALKVWSGLFLLLRLIILLKLRLVQSKCVKQEFNSSNKQALAANNRRLGFVLLSVVLTFFIGIVIKRSFLG, encoded by the coding sequence GGAGTGGACTGTTCCTTCTCCTGCGCCTCATCATACTTTTGAAACTCCGCCTAGTGCAGAGCAAATGCGTGAAGCAGGAATTTAATTCTTCAAATAAACAAGCCCTGGCTGCGAATAACCGCAGGCTGGGCTTTGTCCTTTTGAGCGTCGTCCTGACCTTCTTTATTGGTATCGTGATCAAACGGAGCTTTTTAGGTTAA